One genomic window of Solanum dulcamara chromosome 12, daSolDulc1.2, whole genome shotgun sequence includes the following:
- the LOC129875688 gene encoding uncharacterized protein LOC129875688 gives MIGTVTELIGFRCTIVMEGQKSPRRSPRIRIVDSTDSGEVNVGPTFSLRISANQSLEEASGEVNQNFQALHVKKKGGRSKKKTNELSSKSKSKRKRVDAASASKKFVDSGDDFEDLPPQFQSKKVKPTVAQEKNLKIRNRLCKNTVLPESLYPVCHSTNTLFN, from the exons ATGATAGGAACAGTG ACGGAACTTATAGGTTTTAGGTGCACAATTGTAATGGAAGGTCAGAAATCTCCTAGAAGAAGCCCACGAATTCGAATTGTTGATTCAACCGACAGTGGTGAAGTGAATGTCGGTCCAACTTTTAGTTTGAGAATTTCTGCAAATCAATCTCTAGAAGAAGCTAGTGGTGaggttaatcaaaattttcaagcattgcatgtgaagaaaaagggcggtagaagtaagaaaaaaacCAATGAATTGAGTTCTAAATCTAAATCGAAAAGAAAACGAGTTGATGCTGCATCGGCATCTAAGAAATTTGTTGACAGTGGTGATGATTTTGAGGATTTACCTCCTCAATTTCAGTCAAAGAAAGTGAAACCTACAGTTGCTCAGGAGAAGAATCTAAAAATTCGAAATCGATTGTGCAAAAATACGGTTCTACCGGAGAGTTTATATCCGGTATGTCATTCTACCAACACATTATTTAACTGA